Below is a genomic region from Chromatiales bacterium.
TTATGTTATGCTTGTGCAGAGTTGGTCGGACAGTCGCTGTGCAATCGCATAGAGGAAAGTCCGGGCTCCGCAGGGCAAGGTGCCAGGTAACGCCTGGAGGGTGTGAGCCCATGGCAAGTGCCACAGAAAAAATACCGCCTCACTTAGAGGTAAGGGTGAAAAGGCGTGGTAAGAGCACACCGCATCAATGGTAACATTGGTGGCATGGTAAACCCCACCTGGAGCAAGGTTAAATAGGAGAGCATTGAGCATTGCCCGTGCTAGTCTCTCGGGTAAACCGCAAGAGGTATATGGCAACATATATCCCAGATGGATGACTGTCTAAACAGAACCCGGCTTATAGACCAACTCACCCCTAGTTCTATTCAGCACATTTTGTCAATACCATATGTCAGGATGAGTGGTGCCGAGGAGAGGACTTGAACCCCCAACCTTCGCATTACAAGTGCGCTGCACTACCATTGTGCTACCCCGGCATTGGATAAGCTCTAATCAGGTTGACTATATTCTACTGTAACATTCTCGATGCCTGGGATGCTTTTTATGTTGGTGAATAGTCGTTCACAAGGTTCCACTTTGTACGACTCAGATAGCATCATACGAGTCTCTGCATTGGCATTGCGAAATAATATATATACTTTACAACCGTTGGAGGATTTGATGAACGGCTGTAGTGTGTTAGTTAATTTGTCAATCAAACTATCGCCTTGTTGTGCACCATCCAAACCGCCAACATCCCATACAATATTGAGATTTTTAGCAAAGAATTTTTGCGCTTCCGCAACCGTCATTATCATTGACGCTCGCCAACGATCATTGTTGTTCTGAATATCGTAAACCGTTCGATATGCACTGACGACGACAACGCCTTCATAAGAAAGCTGGCTTTCACACTTTTTATAATCGCTATCAAAAAGGGCTAGATCAAGTTTATCAGTGCCGTCATCCAGGGTGAAAAATGCTGCAGTCTTTCCGCTAGATGTTGGTGCTTCATCAGCCTCCTGTTTCTTCTGTTGTGATGGCTTGCGGTACATAATCCTGCGCCTAATTTTAGTGATGATACCGGCCAGCCAAGCCGACTCCTTCTCTGCAGTTTTCAAGGTTCTAGTAGAACGCATAAACTCACACAGGTTCTTGTAGTCAACGATGCTTTGAAGCGCGTCTCTATATAGGTGCATCGGATGGTCGGTTAAATAAAATCCTAAGCTATTTTTCTCCAGCGTTAAAAGCTCTTCGCGATGTAACGCGTCAGTATGGCTGGGTAGCGGTTGCGCGCTAGCTTGCTCGACAATTTCATCACCGAATAGACTAGTTTGACCGCTTTTGTAATCTCGTGCAGCTTGTTCCGCTAACGCATAAACACTCTCTAACGATTGTAATGCCAAGCCTCTATCTGCTTCTATATTGTCGAAAGCACCGGCGGTTATCAGTGCTTCAATCATATTACTTCTAACCTTCCCTACTAAGCGAGTACAAAAATCAGTCAGCGATTTATAAGGTCCGTTGGTGTCACGCTCCTGAGTAATAATTTCAATTATCTCGTGACCTACTTGGCGTATCGCACCTAAACCATAAATTATCTTGCCACGCTCAATTTCGTTGAACTCGTAGTTGGATTGATTGATATCAGGGGGTATTATTATTAATTTCAAACGGCGACATTCGTCCAACGCACCAATAATTTTATCAGTATCCGAGATTTCCGAAGTCAATACTGCAGCCATAAAAGCACCGCTATGGTTACTCTTAAGCCAAGCAGTCTGGTAAGCGATGAGTGCATAAGCAACCGAATGTGCTTTGTTGAAACCGTAGCCAGCAAAATGCTCTATCAAATCAAAAAGTGTCGTTGCCGTATCATTATCAACACCATTTTTCATCGCACCGGCAATGAAATTTTCCCGCTGGTTAGCCATTTCGCTGGCAATTTTCTTCCCCATTGCGCGACGCAGGATATCGGCTGAACCCAGAGTATAACTGCATAGCACCTGCGCAATCTGCATCACTTGTTCTTGGTACAAGATAATGCCATAGGTCTCATTTAGTATCGGCTTTAATGATGGATGTTGATAGGTAAACTTTTTGCCGTGTTTACGGCTCACATATTCGTCGTCCATGCCTGCTTTTAAGGGACCTGGGCGATATAGTGCAACGAGTGCGACGATATCTTCAAATCTATCGGGTTTCAGTTTTCTGATTAAACGGCGCATACCGTCCGATTCTAGTTGAAATAGCGCAGTTGTATCTGCGTGCTGTAATAAGCGATAGGTTTTAGCATCATCCAGCGGTATTTGTGCAATTTCAGATATCGAATCGTCGTAGCGTTTAATATTCGCCCAGGTCTTATGAATAATAGTCAGAGTCTTAAGCCCAAGAAAATCAAACTTAACCAGACCGACTTTTTCTATATCCTTCATATCAAGATGTGTGGCTGCATTTTGACTCTCAGTATCCTTATACAGCGCGGTATAGTCGGTCAAAGGTTTGGGTGCAATGACTATACCTCCGGCGTGCTGGCTGGCATTGCGCACTAAACCTTCTATATCCAATGCGCTATCAAGTATCCTTTTGACTTTGTCTTCGTTGTTATAACGATCTTTTAACTCGGTAGATTCTGCAAGGGCTTCGCGTAATTTGATATTCAAACGCGACGGTATCAGTTTGACTATCTCGTCGCCTAGTGTATAGGAATAACTCAGTACGCGGGTGACATCACGCACAGCTGCTTTCGCAGCCAAACTACCAAAAGTAATAATCTGGCTTACATTATCGCTACCATAGCGGTCGATAACATACTGTATAACTCGATCTCGCCCTTCGATACAAAAATCAACATCAAAATCAGGCAAGGACATACGCTCTGGATTGAGAAATCGTTCAAAAAATAAACCATATTGCAAAGGATCAATCTCAGTAATGCCTAAGCTATAGGCGACCAAGGACCCCGCACCAGAACCGCGTCCAGGACCGACCGGAATACCTTCATTTTTAGCCCACATAATAAAGTCAGCAACGATTAAAAAGTAACCTTCATAATCCATCTGGCAAATTATCTTTAATTCTTCCTCCAAACGCTCGGTGTAGTCCTGCGCATCCAAATCCGTCCTGGCGCTTAAGTAATTCTTTAATCCAGCCCTAGCATCTAATCTTAGCTTGTCCTCGGCGCTGCTACCTGCGGCAATAGGAAACAACGGCATGTGGGTTTGCTTTAGTTGCAGTTCGACCGTGCACCGTTGCGCTATTTCTACGCTATTGCGGATGGCACTGGGTATATCCTTAAACAACGCTGCCATCTCATCTCCACTCTTAAGATATTGCTCTTGGCTATAGATGCCTTGTCGTCGGCGTTCGTCGTTTAAGGTGCGACCCTGGGCAATACAAACTTTAATTTCATGCGCATCAAAATCCTTCTTTTCTAGAAAGCACACATCATTACTGGCAACTACTGGTAGTGATGTATACTTGGCAAGACAAATCGCTTTTGCTATATAGTGTTGCTCGTTGTCGCGTTGGGTATGCTGAAGTTCTATATAAAAACGTTCCTTAAATACCGAAGCCCAGTATCCAATCAACTTATCAACTTGTGATGTGTCGTTGCATAACAGTGCTTGTCCAAGGCTACCGCGTAATGCTGCGGAAAGTATTAACAACCCTTCGTTATACTGCTCTAAATCGTCTCGCCCAACCAACGGCTGCTCACCGTCGTAGCCTTTCAAATAAGCCAATGAAACCAAGTGAATTAAATTATGATAACCTTTTTCATTAAGGCATAAAACTACGCATTGATCGACAGATGGTGAAAGTGCATCAGGGCGTATCGATAATTCACAACCTATAATTGGCTTGATGCCACAAGCTATCGCTTCGGTGTAGAACTTGACAGTCGCAAAGAGATTATTTACATCACTTATCGCAATAGCTGAAAATCGTAAATCCTTCGCTTTTGCAAAAAGAGCAGGTATACGTAATACGCTATCTTTGATTGAATACTCGCTATGCAGATGCAAATGTACGAACGGGTTCATTGGCTTCTCTAAGGCAACTGTGAGTGATGATGCTCGTTTATTTGCTCTGCAGATGGCCGCTGTGCAACCACCTCGCGCACTTTGCGCCAACTCACTCTGTGTAGTGGACAGCTTCCGTAATTTGCCAATGCTGCAATATGTTTACGGGTCGCATAGCCTTTATGCTCAGCTAGGTGATATAGCGGATACTTATCAGACCATAAACGCATTTGTGCATCTCGCGTTGTCTTAGCCAAAATAGAAGCTGCAGCAATAGACATCACCCTATTATCACCATTGATCACCGCATGACATCGTATGGTGCTTGATGGACAACGATTACCGTCAATCAATAGTCGTTGCGGTTTAATTTTGAGACTCTCAATAGCTCTCTGCATCGCTAGTAATGTTGCATTCAGTATATTCAATCTGTCGATCTCTTCATTTTCAGCACTGCCAATAGACCAAGCTAAAGCGGTCTTTTTTATCTGGGCAGCCAGATAATCTCGCCGACTTTCCGATAGTTTCTTCGAGTCGACACAGCCTTTAACAGGAGACTGTGCATCTAAAATAACCACCGCAGCAACGACCGGCCCTGCTAAAGCACCGCGCCCTGCCTCGTCAACACCACCGATATATCTTTCGCTGAAATCAGGTAGTGCTTGATTTCTTAAAATAACTGATGCGCAACTCATATTTTATTTCTTATCTATAATTTATCGAAAAGCGTAGGACATTCTAAAATAGAATCGATCAATAGCTTATTATATAACTATGCAAATAATACAAACACCGCTGTTCTATTTACGGTATAGGCGGACAATCTCAGATTAACGACTCAATAAATAATTTATGCCTAAACAAGACCTTATGAAAACTGATGCTCGAAAAAAAATTATGTTCGTCTCTGGTGAAGCGTCAGGAGATAAACACGCGGCAAAATTAATTGAACGGTTGCAAAAGGATGAGCATATAGAATGTTATGGCATGGGTATGCAAAAGATGAAGCAAGCCGGGATGCACTTATTGGTCAACGCAGAACCGCTGGCGGTCATCGGTATCGTCGAGATTTTAACGCATTATCCGGCGTTGCGCAGCGCTTTCCGAACCCTCAAACAAGCACTGATTGACAACCCACCCGATTTATTGGTGCTAGTAGATTATCCTGAATTCAATCTGAAGCTGGCGCGCATCGCATCTAAACACAATATTAAAATACTCTACTACATCAGCCCTCAACTATGGGCATGGCGCCAATACCGAATTAAAAAAATAAAGCGATATATCAATCATATGGCAGTAATATTTCCTTTTGAAAAGAGATTTTATCAACAGCACAAAGTGCCGGTAAGTTATGTCGGTCACCCGCTGATTGAAGACCTAAAAGAATGGGAAGCGCACAACCCTGAACCTATAAACAATCAAGGAAAAAACAAAACTGTGCTGTTGCTACCCGGTAGCAGAAAGGGAGAAATCAAACGCTTATTACCTCTGTTGATAAAAACAGCAATGATTATGCAACAACGACTCAATGATGATATTCATTTTCGCTTGCTGGTCGCACCCGATATAGATATCAATCTCTACCGTAGATATCTAAACAACCATAGATTAGATTGTGACTTAAGTAATCAGCATACTTATAGTGAAATGAAAAATGCAGACCTGGCAATTAGCGCAACCGGCACCGCAACCTTGCAACTTGCACTATGCGGAACCCCGCATATCGCAACACATAAACTTGCACCGCTCAGTTACTGGCTGCTGAGATGGTTTATCAAAATACGCTATGCGAGTATGCCGAATATTATTGCTGACCGCCCCCTAGTAGCCGAATATTTACAAAACGATGCGACACCTGAGAATTTATCCAATCACGCTTGTAAACTACTCAACGATTCCGAAATGCGCAGAACTATGGCGAGAGAATTGCTCGCACTACGCAATAGCTTCGGCAATGCATCGGCAGCTAAAACTACTTGCGAGCTGATATACAAGCTGATAGATTAGGACACCCTACTGGCATCTATACCAGGCAGATTATCGATACGGTTATGGCCGGCGGTGTGAACTTGTTGGAAATCTCTGCAGTGTACTAGATGCGTGATACGAAAGGCAAAAAGTAGTCTCCATTATTCGGTCGGGGTGATATGTAAAGTGCGCGTCGGGAAAGCTATCTCTGCACCCTGCGCTTCTATAATTTTGCTTATCTTAAGTAGTATATCTTGTTTGGTCGCTTGATAAGGAGCCAGATCTTTATTTTTGGTAAATCCATAAATTTTGATATTGACCGATGAATCGCTGAATTCATTGAGACTGACGACTAAACCTTCTTGTTCGTCTATCTCACTGTGCTCAATCATCATCTGTTCAATCTGCTGCGCTATAACCGGGACTTTGGCGATATCATCGTAGCGCACTCCGATGGTTTCATTGAAGCGGCGATGAGACATGCGCGAGGGATTCTCGAGGATAATACTGGTAAACATTGAGTTCGGTACATAAAGAGGACATCTGTCAAAAGTGCGGATTTGTGTTAGCCGCCAACCTATACTCACTACGGTGCCTTCTATATCGCGATCCGACGAGCGTATCCAGTCGCCTTCTTGAAAAGGACGATCCAGATAAATCATCAAACCACCGAAGAAATTGGCAAGCATATCTTTAGCAGCCAGACCGACGATCAACCCACCGACACCACCGAACGCTAAAACGCCTGAGATGTTATAACCTAGGGTCTGCATCGTTAGCAATATCGCAGTGATAATTGTCGCAATACGCAATAATTTATTGACCGCCCGCATACTCGTAGCATCTAAGAGTTTTCCTTGGTATCCTTGAGTGGCGATATGGCGATCAATGCTGTTGAGTAATCTGACAGCAAACCAAGCCAAAGCGTAAATAATAGATAGTGTGCTGACTTTGGAGACCAAATGTAATTCGTGTAGAGTATCCCAAATAAACTCGGCTATGTAGCTAAGGCCAACAACCCAGATCAATAATCTTAACGGTGGCTTGATACTGTTGAGTATGATTTCATCCCATACTGTTTTTGTAGTATCAGCCTTTTTGATAAGCATGATCACTAACAAATTAACCAACCAGTTAAATAAAAGCAGAATAAAAACAGAGCTAAATATAATGACTACTGTCCATATTTCCGAACCGGTGTCGGGGAACATGGCTTGTAGTTGTTTTAAGTAAGTTTTTATATCCATTATTTAGTGCTTATTGACCGATTGGCTATTAAATTTTTCAACTGCAGAGACTGCGGTCAAGTAATGTTTAGTTGCCAGTGGGACTCTATTATGTATGTGGGTATCTATTATAGCTAAGTGTTGCGAACTTAGGCGATTGTAATGTTCTATCTCGGCATCGCTAAAATCAGCTAATAATTGCTCTAGCGACGACACGCTGGGGTGGCAAAACATGAGTAAATCACACCCTGCATCAAGCGCTTGCTTGAGTAGGGTTGGATGAACATCGCCGCAACCGACCATTTCCAACGCATCCGTGCAGACCAGTCCGTTAAAATCTAGCTGCTCTCGTAATATACTCTTTATCCAATACTCGGATAGACTTGCCGGTTGATCGGAGACCGCGCTATAAATGACATGCGACAACATAACAACATCTAAAAATGCATTTTTAATCAGCCTAGTATAAGGATATAAGTCGTGTGCTTCTATTTCGGACATAGTCCGGTTATCAAAAACTTTATCAGTATGCGTGTCGCCAGCAACCGAACCGTGCCCAGG
It encodes:
- the dnaE gene encoding DNA polymerase III subunit alpha, giving the protein MNPFVHLHLHSEYSIKDSVLRIPALFAKAKDLRFSAIAISDVNNLFATVKFYTEAIACGIKPIIGCELSIRPDALSPSVDQCVVLCLNEKGYHNLIHLVSLAYLKGYDGEQPLVGRDDLEQYNEGLLILSAALRGSLGQALLCNDTSQVDKLIGYWASVFKERFYIELQHTQRDNEQHYIAKAICLAKYTSLPVVASNDVCFLEKKDFDAHEIKVCIAQGRTLNDERRRQGIYSQEQYLKSGDEMAALFKDIPSAIRNSVEIAQRCTVELQLKQTHMPLFPIAAGSSAEDKLRLDARAGLKNYLSARTDLDAQDYTERLEEELKIICQMDYEGYFLIVADFIMWAKNEGIPVGPGRGSGAGSLVAYSLGITEIDPLQYGLFFERFLNPERMSLPDFDVDFCIEGRDRVIQYVIDRYGSDNVSQIITFGSLAAKAAVRDVTRVLSYSYTLGDEIVKLIPSRLNIKLREALAESTELKDRYNNEDKVKRILDSALDIEGLVRNASQHAGGIVIAPKPLTDYTALYKDTESQNAATHLDMKDIEKVGLVKFDFLGLKTLTIIHKTWANIKRYDDSISEIAQIPLDDAKTYRLLQHADTTALFQLESDGMRRLIRKLKPDRFEDIVALVALYRPGPLKAGMDDEYVSRKHGKKFTYQHPSLKPILNETYGIILYQEQVMQIAQVLCSYTLGSADILRRAMGKKIASEMANQRENFIAGAMKNGVDNDTATTLFDLIEHFAGYGFNKAHSVAYALIAYQTAWLKSNHSGAFMAAVLTSEISDTDKIIGALDECRRLKLIIIPPDINQSNYEFNEIERGKIIYGLGAIRQVGHEIIEIITQERDTNGPYKSLTDFCTRLVGKVRSNMIEALITAGAFDNIEADRGLALQSLESVYALAEQAARDYKSGQTSLFGDEIVEQASAQPLPSHTDALHREELLTLEKNSLGFYLTDHPMHLYRDALQSIVDYKNLCEFMRSTRTLKTAEKESAWLAGIITKIRRRIMYRKPSQQKKQEADEAPTSSGKTAAFFTLDDGTDKLDLALFDSDYKKCESQLSYEGVVVVSAYRTVYDIQNNNDRWRASMIMTVAEAQKFFAKNLNIVWDVGGLDGAQQGDSLIDKLTNTLQPFIKSSNGCKVYILFRNANAETRMMLSESYKVEPCERLFTNIKSIPGIENVTVEYSQPD
- a CDS encoding mechanosensitive ion channel family protein, producing MDIKTYLKQLQAMFPDTGSEIWTVVIIFSSVFILLLFNWLVNLLVIMLIKKADTTKTVWDEIILNSIKPPLRLLIWVVGLSYIAEFIWDTLHELHLVSKVSTLSIIYALAWFAVRLLNSIDRHIATQGYQGKLLDATSMRAVNKLLRIATIITAILLTMQTLGYNISGVLAFGGVGGLIVGLAAKDMLANFFGGLMIYLDRPFQEGDWIRSSDRDIEGTVVSIGWRLTQIRTFDRCPLYVPNSMFTSIILENPSRMSHRRFNETIGVRYDDIAKVPVIAQQIEQMMIEHSEIDEQEGLVVSLNEFSDSSVNIKIYGFTKNKDLAPYQATKQDILLKISKIIEAQGAEIAFPTRTLHITPTE
- the nagZ gene encoding beta-N-acetylhexosaminidase encodes the protein MVDRAGFLIVGIKGLEISPAERDLLKHPAIAGVILFKHNYVNKLQLKELIDALHDIKRGLIVTVDQECREVQVLKKDFTQLPMPIEIGNYYDKDIEASTKLAYAYGVVIGAEMRDINIDLSYTPVLDMAHFGGVIGGRAFHSNPEVVIALASNMITGLHNSGLPACGKHFPGHGSVAGDTHTDKVFDNRTMSEIEAHDLYPYTRLIKNAFLDVVMLSHVIYSAVSDQPASLSEYWIKSILREQLDFNGLVCTDALEMVGCGDVHPTLLKQALDAGCDLLMFCHPSVSSLEQLLADFSDAEIEHYNRLSSQHLAIIDTHIHNRVPLATKHYLTAVSAVEKFNSQSVNKH
- the rnhB gene encoding ribonuclease HII produces the protein MSCASVILRNQALPDFSERYIGGVDEAGRGALAGPVVAAVVILDAQSPVKGCVDSKKLSESRRDYLAAQIKKTALAWSIGSAENEEIDRLNILNATLLAMQRAIESLKIKPQRLLIDGNRCPSSTIRCHAVINGDNRVMSIAAASILAKTTRDAQMRLWSDKYPLYHLAEHKGYATRKHIAALANYGSCPLHRVSWRKVREVVAQRPSAEQINEHHHSQLP
- the lpxB gene encoding lipid-A-disaccharide synthase, whose translation is MPKQDLMKTDARKKIMFVSGEASGDKHAAKLIERLQKDEHIECYGMGMQKMKQAGMHLLVNAEPLAVIGIVEILTHYPALRSAFRTLKQALIDNPPDLLVLVDYPEFNLKLARIASKHNIKILYYISPQLWAWRQYRIKKIKRYINHMAVIFPFEKRFYQQHKVPVSYVGHPLIEDLKEWEAHNPEPINNQGKNKTVLLLPGSRKGEIKRLLPLLIKTAMIMQQRLNDDIHFRLLVAPDIDINLYRRYLNNHRLDCDLSNQHTYSEMKNADLAISATGTATLQLALCGTPHIATHKLAPLSYWLLRWFIKIRYASMPNIIADRPLVAEYLQNDATPENLSNHACKLLNDSEMRRTMARELLALRNSFGNASAAKTTCELIYKLID